A section of the Papio anubis isolate 15944 chromosome 16, Panubis1.0, whole genome shotgun sequence genome encodes:
- the LOC101005875 gene encoding protein SCO2 homolog, mitochondrial isoform X5: MLLLTRSPTAWHRLSHLKPPVLPGTVGGQALQLRSWFLSRQGPAETGRQGQPQGPGLRTRLLITALFGAGLGGAWLALRAEKERLQQQKRIEALRQAAVGQGDFHLLDHKGQARRKADFRGQWVLMYFGFTHCPDICPDELEKLVQVVRKLEAEPGLPPVQPVFITVDPERDNVEAMARYVKDFHPRLLGLTGSTEQIAQATHSYRVYYSAGPKDEDQDYIVDHSITIYLLNPDGLFTDYYGRSRSAEQISDSVRRHMATFRSVLS; the protein is encoded by the coding sequence ATGCTGCTGCTGACTCGGAGCCCTACAGCTTGGCACAGGCTCTCTCACCTCAAGCCCCCAGTCCTCCCCGGGACCGTGGGAGGCCAGGCCCTGCAGCTGAGGTCCTGGTTTTTGTCAAGGCAGGGCCCTGCAGAGACAGGTAGGCAGGGCCAGCCTCAGGGCCCTGGGCTTCGAACCAGGCTGTTGATCACAGCCCTGTTTGGAGCTGGACTTGGTGGGGCCTGGCTGGCCCTGAGGGCTGAAAAAGAGAGGCTGCAGCAGCAAAAGCGAATAGAAGCCCTGCGCCAGGCAGCTGTGGGCCAGGGCGACTTCCACCTGCTGGACCACAAAGGCCAGGCTCGCCGCAAGGCTGACTTCCGGGGCCAGTGGGTGCTGATGTACTTTGGCTTCACTCACTGCCCTGACATCTGCCCAGACGAGCTGGAGAAGCTGGTGCAGGTGGTGCGGAAGCTGGAAGCAGAGCCTGGTTTGCCTCCAGTGCAGCCCGTCTTCATTACTGTGGACCCCGAGCGGGACAATGTGGAAGCCATGGCCCGCTATGTCAAGGACTTCCACCCAAGACTGCTGGGTCTGACCGGCTCCACCGAACAGATTGCCCAGGCTACTCACAGTTACCGTGTGTACTACAGTGCCGGCCCCAAGGATGAGGACCAGGACTACATCGTGGACCACTCCATTACCATCTACCTGCTCAACCCTGACGGCCTCTTCACCGATTACTACGGCCGGAGCAGGTCAGCTGAGCAGATCTCAGACAGTGTGCGGCGGCACATGGCAACTTTCCGCAGTGTCCTGTCTTAA
- the LOC101005875 gene encoding protein SCO2 homolog, mitochondrial isoform X3, with product MAPWSWSGRCRWRWCCTSSGPGAAALGSRSAWGWAPNCWSTWVRGCAVGHPGSACTGTAPRSAARSAARCRRHSYSRTARPSRPPRPSPSSFCRRSNKAPLPRNFVGAWLAGAGAKASGPRGRGRLGEHVTCGGLRLPRKRRERVSGRARLRMRSSGDRLRPGCELVAPTIPEPARSPRGGAQGAGGRAASRGTGPLTRGPAARCGRRDREGRRSIRSMLLLTRSPTAWHRLSHLKPPVLPGTVGGQALQLRSWFLSRQGPAETGRQGQPQGPGLRTRLLITALFGAGLGGAWLALRAEKERLQQQKRIEALRQAAVGQGDFHLLDHKGQARRKADFRGQWVLMYFGFTHCPDICPDELEKLVQVVRKLEAEPGLPPVQPVFITVDPERDNVEAMARYVKDFHPRLLGLTGSTEQIAQATHSYRVYYSAGPKDEDQDYIVDHSITIYLLNPDGLFTDYYGRSRSAEQISDSVRRHMATFRSVLS from the exons ATG GCACCGTGGAGCTGGTCCGGGCGCTGCCGCTGGCGCTGGTGCTGCACGAGCTCGGGGCCGGGCGCAGCCGCGCTGGGGAGCCGCTCCGCCTGGGGGTGGGCGCCGAACTGCTGGTCGACGTGGGTCAGAGGCTGCGCCGTG GGACACCCTGGCTCCGCGTGCACCGGGACGGCCCCGCGCTCAGCGGCCCGCAGCGCCGCGCGCTGCAGGAGGCACTCGTACTCTCGGACCGCGCGCCCTTCGCGCCCCCCTCGCCCTTCGCCGAGCTCGTTCTGCCGCCGCAGCAATAAAGCTCCTTTGCCGCGAAACTTTGTCGGTGCTTGGCTCGCCGGGGCGGGAGCGAAGGCATCGGGGCCGCGGGGGCGGGGCCGTCTCGGCGAACACGTGACCTGCGGTGGGCTCCGCCTTCCGCGCAAGCGCCGAGAGCGCGTCAGCGGCCGTGCCCGTCTGCGCATGCGCAGCTCCGGGGACCGCCTGCGCCCTGGCTGCGAGCTTGTGGCGCCCACGATACCTGAGCCCGCGAGGAGCCCGCGGGGCGGAGCGCAGGGAGCTGGAGGTCGCGCTGCCTCTCGGGGGACTGGTCCACTGACGCGCGGCCCCGCCGCGAGGTGCGGACGCCGGGACCGGGAGGGAAGGAG GAGCATCAGATCCATGCTGCTGCTGACTCGGAGCCCTACAGCTTGGCACAGGCTCTCTCACCTCAAGCCCCCAGTCCTCCCCGGGACCGTGGGAGGCCAGGCCCTGCAGCTGAGGTCCTGGTTTTTGTCAAGGCAGGGCCCTGCAGAGACAGGTAGGCAGGGCCAGCCTCAGGGCCCTGGGCTTCGAACCAGGCTGTTGATCACAGCCCTGTTTGGAGCTGGACTTGGTGGGGCCTGGCTGGCCCTGAGGGCTGAAAAAGAGAGGCTGCAGCAGCAAAAGCGAATAGAAGCCCTGCGCCAGGCAGCTGTGGGCCAGGGCGACTTCCACCTGCTGGACCACAAAGGCCAGGCTCGCCGCAAGGCTGACTTCCGGGGCCAGTGGGTGCTGATGTACTTTGGCTTCACTCACTGCCCTGACATCTGCCCAGACGAGCTGGAGAAGCTGGTGCAGGTGGTGCGGAAGCTGGAAGCAGAGCCTGGTTTGCCTCCAGTGCAGCCCGTCTTCATTACTGTGGACCCCGAGCGGGACAATGTGGAAGCCATGGCCCGCTATGTCAAGGACTTCCACCCAAGACTGCTGGGTCTGACCGGCTCCACCGAACAGATTGCCCAGGCTACTCACAGTTACCGTGTGTACTACAGTGCCGGCCCCAAGGATGAGGACCAGGACTACATCGTGGACCACTCCATTACCATCTACCTGCTCAACCCTGACGGCCTCTTCACCGATTACTACGGCCGGAGCAGGTCAGCTGAGCAGATCTCAGACAGTGTGCGGCGGCACATGGCAACTTTCCGCAGTGTCCTGTCTTAA